The following coding sequences lie in one Paenibacillus durus ATCC 35681 genomic window:
- a CDS encoding ABC transporter ATP-binding protein codes for MNVLEVTALSKVYPGKISTRALTDIHLGIESGEFVGIMGPSGSGKTTLLNMVSTIDRPSSGEVKINGSNPFLMNKKELALFRRRQLGFVFQDFNLLETLTVDENIVLPLTLDKRRLSEMKTLLKQAAERLGITDILDKRIYEISGGQRQRTAIARAIISSPSLILADEPTGSLDSNASRLVMESLENINRSTGATLMLVTHDPLAASYCSRIIFIKDGKLAAEIRRGESRQAFFQKIIDTLSFWGGNTHELSSVRV; via the coding sequence ATGAATGTATTGGAAGTCACCGCCCTCAGCAAAGTCTATCCGGGCAAAATCAGCACCCGCGCCCTTACCGATATCCATCTCGGCATCGAGAGCGGAGAATTCGTCGGCATTATGGGCCCGTCGGGCAGCGGCAAAACGACACTGCTCAACATGGTCTCCACGATTGACAGGCCCAGCTCGGGCGAAGTAAAGATCAACGGCAGCAACCCTTTTCTCATGAACAAAAAGGAGCTGGCCCTGTTCCGCCGCAGGCAGCTCGGCTTCGTCTTCCAGGATTTCAATCTGCTCGAAACGCTCACCGTCGACGAGAATATCGTGCTTCCGCTGACACTGGACAAGCGCAGACTTTCCGAGATGAAGACGCTGCTGAAGCAGGCTGCGGAACGTCTTGGAATCACGGATATTCTGGACAAGCGAATCTACGAAATCTCCGGCGGGCAGCGCCAGCGGACGGCGATTGCACGGGCGATCATCTCCTCGCCTTCCCTGATCCTGGCCGATGAGCCGACGGGTTCCCTGGATTCCAATGCCTCGCGGCTTGTGATGGAATCGCTGGAGAACATCAACCGCAGTACGGGAGCCACGCTGATGCTTGTTACGCATGATCCGCTCGCCGCCAGCTACTGCAGCCGGATTATTTTTATCAAGGACGGCAAACTCGCGGCGGAGATCCGCCGGGGCGAGAGCCGCCAGGCTTTTTTCCAAAAAATTATCGACACGCTGTCGTTCTGGGGAGGGAACACTCATGAGCTTTCCTCAGTTCGCGTTTAA
- a CDS encoding Ger(x)C family spore germination protein, which produces MRENTQTGDNIHHQAGRRFLLVVSLLSLLISGCWDDRELNELGIVSGSAYDWKDNEWHTTYQIINPSSGSNNTGGSSGGNTSSPPFLIYSAKGNTLMQAVERTNLTSTRQLFFSQNRITVLGEALAKRGIGQLIDMFLRKPDARQTVYVFITEEEAGLILSQLMQLNRNQSAGIQLMIEQEARLTSYYPGIQMVELARQLCSESASAAVPEIKLSGNKVMDRTSDIAQTDLPSRIAFGRLAVLKGDRFVGWLSQAEAYGLSFITDKVKMSNISFPSKPEKSDKDDASISLLHSSTTVRPIWENDHYVMDIDIKADGTMTEVGSSLKLENEATIRQLERYIERNISEIMEASWRSVKKLNADVTGFAVSIHRHHPKQWQRIKQEHNWDTVFQNIQIRPHVKVKIKRIGFNSNSFNSVNKN; this is translated from the coding sequence ATGAGGGAGAACACACAAACAGGCGATAACATTCATCATCAAGCAGGGCGGCGGTTCCTGCTCGTCGTCTCCCTCCTGTCGCTCCTGATCAGCGGCTGCTGGGATGACAGAGAGCTGAACGAGCTTGGCATCGTATCGGGTTCCGCATACGACTGGAAGGATAATGAGTGGCACACTACCTACCAGATTATCAACCCCTCATCCGGTTCGAACAACACGGGAGGCAGCAGCGGCGGGAATACAAGTTCGCCTCCCTTTTTGATCTATTCGGCCAAGGGGAATACACTGATGCAGGCCGTCGAACGCACTAATCTGACCAGCACGCGTCAGTTATTCTTCTCTCAGAACCGAATCACGGTGCTGGGAGAGGCACTCGCAAAAAGAGGAATTGGCCAACTGATCGATATGTTCCTGCGCAAACCCGATGCCCGCCAAACGGTGTACGTGTTCATTACCGAAGAAGAGGCGGGACTTATACTTAGCCAGTTGATGCAGCTCAACAGAAATCAGAGCGCCGGCATTCAGCTCATGATCGAACAGGAGGCAAGATTGACTTCCTATTACCCCGGAATACAGATGGTTGAGCTGGCCAGACAATTGTGCTCTGAATCGGCTAGCGCGGCAGTTCCGGAAATTAAGCTCTCCGGCAATAAGGTAATGGATCGAACGAGTGACATCGCCCAGACCGATCTTCCATCCCGGATCGCATTTGGCCGATTGGCCGTTCTGAAAGGAGACCGTTTCGTCGGATGGCTGTCACAGGCCGAAGCGTACGGATTATCCTTCATCACGGACAAGGTCAAAATGTCGAACATCTCTTTTCCCTCAAAGCCCGAAAAGAGCGACAAAGACGATGCCTCGATTTCACTGCTGCATTCATCCACCACTGTCCGTCCCATTTGGGAGAACGATCATTACGTTATGGATATCGATATTAAAGCAGACGGTACAATGACAGAAGTAGGGAGCAGTCTCAAGCTGGAAAATGAGGCCACCATCCGCCAACTGGAGCGCTACATTGAGCGAAATATCAGTGAAATCATGGAAGCCTCCTGGCGTTCGGTCAAAAAATTGAATGCCGATGTAACCGGTTTTGCCGTATCCATCCATCGCCATCACCCCAAGCAATGGCAGCGGATCAAACAGGAGCATAATTGGGATACCGTATTTCAAAACATTCAAATCCGGCCTCATGTTAAGGTGAAAATCAAACGGATTGGCTTTAATAGCAACTCCTTTAATTCAGTGAATAAGAATTGA
- a CDS encoding sensor histidine kinase — MKLFLRVQLPLLLFYAVQMLLVPLLYWLTGEGRPLSIVLYGTALSAAVLAVYLGFRYLRHRKLYIKLNDPEAFLDSASEPLGDAPLPEAVDKLLEIYGREYRDQLGEEARRVDSHITFMNRWVHQMKTPLSIIQLTAEELDDAAADSIREEVDRLRKGLEMVLYTSRLDRFEDDFSIMPVSLRKAVSETVAENRRLFIRRGVKAEIRIGEELQVYTDAKWLRFMLAQILTNAVNYSGGSGKTVTVAAYSQGREVILEIRDEGIGITPEDLKRVFNPYFTGERGREYRESTGMGLYLVREICKRLGHRVELSSQPGEGTSVRLIFDSGIF; from the coding sequence ATGAAGCTGTTCCTGAGGGTGCAGCTTCCGCTGCTGCTGTTCTACGCCGTCCAGATGCTGCTTGTCCCGCTCCTGTACTGGCTCACGGGCGAAGGGCGCCCTCTATCCATCGTGCTGTACGGCACGGCGCTCAGCGCAGCGGTGCTCGCTGTATACCTCGGATTCCGCTACCTGCGTCATCGAAAACTATACATAAAGCTTAACGATCCGGAAGCCTTCTTGGACAGCGCCTCCGAGCCGCTCGGAGACGCACCCCTTCCGGAAGCCGTCGATAAGCTTCTGGAAATCTACGGGCGGGAGTACCGGGATCAATTGGGCGAGGAGGCTCGCCGCGTGGACAGCCATATCACGTTCATGAACCGCTGGGTTCATCAAATGAAGACCCCCCTGTCCATTATTCAGTTGACCGCCGAGGAATTGGACGATGCGGCGGCGGACAGCATCCGGGAGGAAGTTGACCGGCTGCGCAAAGGACTGGAAATGGTGCTGTATACTTCCCGGCTGGACCGGTTCGAGGATGATTTCAGCATCATGCCTGTCTCGCTGCGGAAGGCGGTCAGCGAGACGGTTGCCGAGAACCGGCGGCTCTTCATCCGCCGGGGTGTGAAGGCGGAGATCCGGATTGGCGAGGAGCTTCAGGTATATACCGACGCCAAATGGCTGCGGTTTATGCTGGCCCAGATTCTGACCAACGCGGTGAATTATTCGGGCGGCTCCGGAAAGACTGTCACCGTAGCCGCTTATAGCCAAGGACGCGAGGTCATTCTCGAAATTCGCGACGAAGGCATCGGGATCACCCCTGAAGACCTGAAGCGGGTCTTTAATCCTTATTTCACGGGCGAACGCGGCCGGGAGTACCGCGAATCGACCGGCATGGGCCTTTATCTTGTCCGCGAAATATGCAAGCGGCTCGGACACCGGGTGGAGCTTTCCTCGCAGCCCGGCGAGGGCACGTCGGTCCGGCTAATTTTTGATTCGGGGATTTTTTGA
- a CDS encoding FtsX-like permease family protein, which produces MSFPQFAFNNIRRNARSYIAFFLSSAFMVMVFFAYAVFMFHPDVTSIELGKNSAAGMKIASYIVFVFAFFFVLYSISAFLKSRNLEFGILTILGARPGQINKLIFMENMLIGLFSILTGMAGGLLLSKMFLLLSTKMIGINDLPFYWPVKAILVTAAAFLALFIVISAFTLLFIRKNRVLELLKGTSKPKKEPKASLLLSVLCIALLAAGYWAIRQTLAPKWLLIAAITGIAGTYFFYTQLSVLAVRLLKLSRRRLWRGTNLLWISEMAYKLKDNARMLFLVTVVTSLACMASSFLLSINNANKEVYLNSPFAFVYTTSHLSAAAAEKDTQLIRDRLQAEGLKFTENKVELLNGSILAKGKFVPFNILSLNRYNELAPQMGRKAEAGLSGSEILLIHSNDFSIKDYAKDNLVKLLDYPDQTFTVKKTLKLPAPPFGQYTAPLLVVPDDMYNELAAKGSAFTMTLYKVPAWDGQLPEAGSRSVLLSTELADTFRERNQQSGPEGSYLSSRASQYITTKQGASMLGFIGIFIALTFSVSSASFLYFRLHSELAADQRMYRALSKIGLSPGEMSGSATKQIALLFYIPILVAWVQTLVVIRPVLNQIQVYEITVPVLITIGAFLAVQTLYFAVVRSRYVHSLKRTMV; this is translated from the coding sequence ATGAGCTTTCCTCAGTTCGCGTTTAACAACATCCGCCGGAACGCCCGGTCTTATATCGCTTTTTTCCTAAGCAGCGCCTTTATGGTCATGGTCTTCTTCGCTTACGCCGTATTCATGTTCCATCCGGACGTGACCTCGATTGAGCTCGGGAAGAACTCCGCCGCAGGCATGAAGATCGCCTCTTACATCGTGTTCGTCTTCGCCTTCTTCTTCGTGCTGTACTCCATAAGCGCTTTTCTGAAATCCCGCAATCTCGAGTTCGGCATCCTGACCATTCTGGGGGCGCGGCCGGGACAGATCAATAAGCTCATCTTCATGGAAAATATGCTGATCGGGCTGTTTTCCATCCTGACGGGTATGGCAGGCGGTCTGCTGCTGTCCAAGATGTTCCTGCTGCTTAGCACCAAGATGATCGGTATCAACGATCTCCCGTTTTATTGGCCGGTAAAAGCAATCCTGGTAACCGCTGCTGCGTTCCTTGCCCTGTTCATCGTCATCTCGGCGTTCACCCTGCTGTTTATCCGGAAGAACCGGGTGCTGGAACTGCTGAAAGGCACAAGCAAGCCGAAAAAGGAACCCAAGGCCTCTCTGCTGCTGTCCGTGCTATGCATTGCGCTGCTTGCCGCAGGCTACTGGGCCATACGCCAGACGCTGGCTCCCAAATGGCTGCTGATTGCTGCGATAACGGGCATTGCCGGCACTTACTTTTTCTACACCCAGTTGTCGGTACTTGCGGTCCGCCTGCTTAAGCTCAGCCGCAGACGGCTGTGGCGCGGGACCAACCTGCTCTGGATTTCGGAGATGGCTTACAAGCTGAAGGACAATGCCCGCATGCTGTTCCTTGTGACCGTGGTGACGTCGCTTGCCTGCATGGCTTCGAGCTTTCTGCTCTCGATAAACAATGCGAACAAGGAAGTGTATTTGAATAGTCCGTTTGCCTTCGTCTATACTACTTCCCATTTGTCTGCCGCAGCCGCAGAGAAAGACACGCAATTAATCCGCGACCGCCTTCAGGCGGAAGGATTAAAGTTCACGGAAAATAAAGTTGAATTGCTGAACGGTTCCATCCTGGCTAAAGGCAAATTCGTTCCTTTCAATATCCTGTCCCTGAACCGCTACAACGAGTTGGCGCCGCAGATGGGCAGGAAAGCCGAAGCCGGGCTGTCCGGCAGCGAGATTCTGCTGATCCATTCGAACGATTTCAGCATTAAAGATTATGCCAAGGATAACCTCGTAAAGCTGCTGGATTATCCGGACCAGACCTTTACTGTGAAAAAGACGCTGAAGCTGCCAGCTCCGCCCTTCGGACAATATACTGCTCCTCTGCTGGTCGTACCGGACGATATGTATAACGAACTGGCAGCCAAAGGCTCTGCATTTACAATGACCTTGTATAAAGTGCCCGCGTGGGACGGACAGCTTCCCGAGGCCGGCAGCCGCAGCGTGCTTCTCTCCACCGAACTGGCGGATACATTCAGAGAACGTAACCAGCAATCCGGCCCTGAGGGCAGCTATCTCAGCTCTAGGGCTTCCCAATATATAACGACGAAACAGGGAGCGTCAATGCTCGGCTTTATCGGCATCTTTATCGCCCTGACCTTCTCCGTCTCGTCGGCGAGCTTTCTCTACTTCCGCCTGCACTCCGAGCTTGCCGCCGACCAAAGAATGTACCGTGCGCTGTCTAAGATCGGACTCAGTCCCGGCGAGATGTCGGGCTCGGCAACCAAGCAGATTGCGCTGCTCTTTTACATCCCGATTCTGGTGGCCTGGGTTCAGACCTTGGTTGTCATCCGGCCCGTGCTGAACCAGATTCAGGTCTATGAAATCACGGTTCCGGTCCTGATTACCATCGGTGCTTTCCTGGCAGTGCAGACGCTGTATTTCGCCGTTGTAAGATCACGTTATGTTCACAGTCTGAAGAGAACAATGGTTTAG
- a CDS encoding spore germination protein, whose translation MKLKFLSNRKSDFKPVHNSALPFHPLESSLDANLAEIKRLIGHSADVVFRSLSNPSSDSPAMSFIYIDGLVNSDLVSQAVIQPLTDHPLLKEQRPEQAFLLIKEQILPVGGLQECTTVETLLGMLFEGNAIILLDGSKIALAAGISFWEKRSVNEPTSQGVIRGPKEGFTESLRTCTSMLRRRLKTADLRVEQYKIGRRTQTGVALVYLQGIASEQVLAEIRKRLDAIDTDSILESNYIEELIQDGGLTPFPTIMSTERPDAMAGGILEGQVGIIIDGTPFALLAPSTFFSFFQSSEDYYQRFDISSFLRLIRYSAFFVSMLLPALYIAITTFHQEMLPTTLLISLAAQREGVPFPAFIEALLMELTFDVLREAGVRMPRAIGPAVSIVGALVLGQAAVQAGLVSAAMVIVVSFTAIANFVIPSMAIANSIRLIRFMMMLFAGSLGLLGIMSFLMVLLIHMASLQSFGVPYLSPIAPMNPGYLKDIVIRAPLRNMKMRPSTYGSQEAPRQNLPSKEPQTSGSPFEGQGSKNS comes from the coding sequence ATGAAGCTGAAGTTTCTGTCAAACCGTAAATCCGATTTCAAACCGGTTCATAACAGCGCGCTTCCCTTCCATCCGCTGGAGTCCTCTCTGGATGCCAATCTAGCGGAAATCAAGCGGCTCATCGGGCACAGCGCCGATGTCGTGTTCCGTTCATTATCCAATCCGTCCTCTGATTCTCCCGCTATGAGTTTCATTTATATTGACGGACTGGTAAATTCGGACTTGGTTTCCCAAGCCGTGATCCAGCCTCTGACGGATCATCCGCTATTAAAGGAACAGCGGCCGGAACAAGCTTTTCTGCTGATCAAGGAGCAGATTCTGCCAGTGGGCGGACTCCAAGAGTGTACGACGGTGGAAACCCTGCTCGGTATGCTGTTTGAAGGAAATGCGATTATCCTGCTCGACGGCTCCAAGATCGCGCTGGCCGCCGGCATTTCCTTCTGGGAGAAGCGGAGCGTCAATGAACCGACCTCGCAAGGAGTGATCCGCGGTCCCAAAGAAGGTTTCACCGAGAGCCTGCGGACATGCACCTCCATGCTGCGCCGGAGACTGAAAACCGCCGATCTTCGTGTCGAACAATATAAAATCGGAAGACGCACCCAGACGGGGGTCGCTCTTGTCTATCTCCAGGGCATCGCAAGCGAGCAGGTGCTTGCCGAGATTCGTAAACGGCTGGATGCCATTGACACGGACAGCATTCTGGAGAGCAATTACATCGAGGAGCTGATTCAGGACGGCGGCCTGACTCCTTTTCCGACCATAATGAGTACAGAACGTCCCGATGCTATGGCGGGCGGCATTCTGGAAGGGCAGGTCGGCATCATTATTGACGGAACACCTTTTGCCCTCCTGGCTCCTTCTACGTTCTTCAGCTTTTTTCAATCCAGCGAGGATTATTACCAGCGGTTTGACATTTCTTCATTTCTGCGTCTAATTCGTTATTCCGCCTTCTTCGTGTCCATGCTTCTGCCTGCGCTGTATATCGCCATCACGACCTTCCATCAGGAGATGCTGCCGACCACGCTGCTGATCAGCTTGGCCGCCCAGCGGGAGGGCGTACCCTTTCCGGCGTTTATTGAAGCGCTGCTCATGGAGCTGACATTCGACGTTCTGCGCGAAGCCGGGGTACGTATGCCGCGAGCCATCGGACCCGCAGTCTCCATCGTAGGCGCACTCGTGCTGGGCCAGGCCGCCGTTCAGGCTGGACTTGTATCCGCCGCCATGGTTATTGTCGTATCCTTTACGGCGATTGCAAATTTTGTCATTCCGTCGATGGCGATCGCCAACTCCATCCGGCTCATCCGCTTCATGATGATGCTGTTTGCCGGTTCCTTGGGTCTGCTCGGAATCATGTCCTTTTTGATGGTGCTTCTTATCCATATGGCCAGCCTGCAATCGTTCGGAGTTCCGTACTTATCTCCTATTGCTCCGATGAATCCGGGTTATCTGAAAGATATTGTTATCCGTGCGCCGCTGCGGAACATGAAGATGCGGCCAAGCACATACGGAAGCCAAGAAGCGCCAAGGCAGAACTTGCCTTCAAAAGAGCCGCAAACATCCGGCAGCCCATTCGAAGGGCAGGGGAGTAAGAATTCTTGA
- a CDS encoding phosphodiester glycosidase family protein, with translation MTATNKPAFLLLLILVMAASCMIPLPAAHSAAASPKDIVLVDKNGSSFIPLRVLNELSGTSASWDASLKRIDIAQGNVSLTLFAGQNGAYVNENPVHLAALPFSDSGTVYVPLAAVSNALKLKLQWDKETASVRFTDAQGKSFRLPVLTGALIGPESSAAASSRRTFKVGGKSFTVQIVTVSLLHPKVRLDVVLAGGSVGKVEELRSMAKRSQAIAAINGTFFNAYTSGSYKAPYGYIAAGGKLLKNSPGDRRAVFAYDSNHLAELVPGGNFMPRFQAGEFEGGLQAGPRLVTDGKVSLNVTAEGFRDPKILTGGGARSALGLTRDHKLLLVTSGGATIPQMAQIMKQAGAWQAMNLDGGASSGLYFNGGYLTTPGRLISNAIVIKTQ, from the coding sequence ATGACAGCAACAAACAAACCGGCTTTCCTGCTACTCCTCATTCTAGTTATGGCCGCATCCTGCATGATTCCCCTCCCCGCAGCGCATTCGGCTGCTGCTTCACCCAAAGATATCGTCCTTGTTGACAAGAACGGCAGCTCGTTCATCCCGCTTCGTGTTCTAAATGAACTGAGCGGCACGAGCGCATCCTGGGACGCTTCCCTGAAACGGATTGATATTGCGCAAGGGAATGTATCCCTGACCTTGTTCGCAGGCCAAAACGGGGCTTATGTAAATGAGAACCCGGTCCATCTCGCCGCACTCCCCTTCAGCGACAGCGGAACCGTCTATGTGCCGCTCGCTGCTGTGAGCAATGCGCTTAAGCTCAAGCTTCAGTGGGACAAGGAGACCGCTTCGGTTAGATTTACGGATGCGCAGGGCAAATCCTTCCGGCTGCCTGTATTGACCGGGGCCTTGATCGGACCGGAATCATCCGCCGCGGCGTCTTCACGCCGAACGTTCAAAGTAGGCGGCAAGTCCTTCACCGTGCAGATCGTAACCGTCTCGCTACTCCATCCGAAAGTCCGGCTGGATGTCGTGCTTGCGGGCGGAAGCGTGGGCAAGGTTGAAGAGCTCCGAAGCATGGCGAAGCGCAGCCAAGCCATCGCCGCCATTAACGGCACGTTCTTCAACGCTTATACGTCAGGGAGCTATAAAGCCCCCTACGGTTATATCGCCGCCGGCGGCAAGCTGCTGAAGAACAGCCCCGGCGACCGCCGCGCGGTATTCGCCTACGACAGCAATCACTTGGCCGAGCTGGTTCCGGGCGGAAATTTCATGCCCCGCTTTCAGGCAGGCGAATTTGAAGGCGGGCTGCAGGCCGGTCCCCGGCTGGTAACGGATGGAAAAGTATCGCTTAATGTTACGGCTGAAGGCTTCCGCGATCCCAAAATTTTAACAGGCGGCGGTGCGCGCAGCGCGCTGGGCCTTACACGCGATCACAAGCTGCTGCTGGTGACCTCCGGGGGTGCTACGATCCCTCAAATGGCCCAAATTATGAAACAGGCGGGCGCCTGGCAGGCCATGAATCTGGATGGCGGCGCTTCAAGCGGTCTTTATTTTAACGGCGGCTATCTGACCACTCCCGGACGGCTGATCAGCAATGCGATCGTCATCAAAACCCAATAA
- a CDS encoding glycerophosphodiester phosphodiesterase: MAKILNFAHRGASAVCPENTMAAFRRSLTLGATGIETDVQMTRDGELVLIHDEELSRTTNGSGYVKDKTLEELRALDAGAWFGDGSFTGEKIPRLEELLELLQERDTILNIELKNGVFLYPGMEEKVIAAVRDYGMSSRVVISSFNHYSLAYIKKLAPDLETGILYMEGLYRPWEYAATVGAKALHAYHLAVLPEFVRDAAQSGVVYHPFTVNDPQRMEFLIDAGVAGIITDVPDVLAELLARKGL; encoded by the coding sequence GTGGCTAAAATATTGAATTTCGCGCACCGGGGCGCTTCGGCGGTATGCCCGGAAAATACAATGGCAGCTTTCCGCCGCAGCCTTACGCTTGGAGCAACGGGTATTGAGACTGATGTGCAAATGACCCGGGACGGTGAGCTTGTCCTTATTCACGACGAGGAGCTCAGCCGCACAACGAACGGCAGCGGCTATGTGAAGGACAAGACGCTGGAAGAACTGCGGGCGCTAGACGCAGGCGCCTGGTTCGGAGACGGCAGCTTCACAGGCGAGAAAATCCCCCGGCTGGAGGAACTGCTCGAGCTGCTGCAAGAACGGGACACGATCCTCAATATTGAGCTTAAGAACGGAGTTTTTCTCTATCCCGGGATGGAGGAAAAAGTAATCGCCGCCGTCAGAGATTACGGCATGAGCAGCCGGGTTGTCATCTCCAGCTTCAATCATTATTCACTCGCTTACATAAAGAAGCTGGCCCCGGATTTGGAGACCGGCATTCTCTACATGGAGGGCCTGTACCGCCCCTGGGAATATGCCGCCACCGTGGGGGCAAAGGCGCTGCATGCGTATCATTTGGCGGTGCTGCCGGAGTTCGTGCGGGACGCGGCGCAGAGCGGCGTCGTCTACCATCCGTTTACGGTGAACGATCCGCAGCGGATGGAATTCCTGATTGATGCGGGCGTTGCCGGCATTATTACGGATGTACCCGATGTGCTCGCAGAGCTGCTGGCTCGCAAAGGCCTGTAA
- a CDS encoding response regulator transcription factor, which produces METILIVEDDAKLAGLLQTYLSKYGFLTVIVEDFSSVLDAFLDSGADLVLLDVNLPKYDGYYWCRQIRSRSLCPILFISARDSGMDQVMALENGADDYITKPFHYEVVLAKIRSQLRRVYGSYAQQPEERTVRSGPLTLYPERFAIQHGELTAELTQKESVLLEALMLKEGRVVSRERLLDLMWEDQHFIDDNTLNVYITRVRKKLKELNADNAVETVRGAGYRLNIAGAP; this is translated from the coding sequence ATGGAAACGATTTTGATCGTAGAGGATGATGCCAAGCTTGCCGGATTGCTGCAGACCTACCTGTCGAAATACGGCTTCCTCACAGTTATTGTGGAAGATTTCAGCTCGGTGCTGGATGCCTTTCTGGATAGCGGAGCGGATCTCGTGCTCTTGGATGTCAATCTCCCGAAATATGACGGATATTATTGGTGTCGCCAGATCCGCAGCCGGTCGCTCTGCCCGATCCTGTTCATCTCCGCCAGAGACAGCGGAATGGATCAGGTGATGGCGCTGGAGAACGGAGCGGACGACTACATCACGAAGCCGTTTCATTATGAGGTCGTTCTCGCCAAGATCCGCAGCCAGCTGCGCCGGGTCTACGGCTCTTACGCGCAGCAGCCGGAAGAACGGACCGTGCGCTCGGGCCCGCTGACTCTCTATCCAGAACGCTTTGCCATTCAGCATGGAGAGCTGACAGCGGAACTGACTCAGAAAGAATCTGTCCTGCTGGAAGCCCTGATGCTGAAGGAAGGCCGCGTCGTCAGCCGCGAGCGTCTGCTGGACCTCATGTGGGAAGACCAGCATTTTATTGATGACAACACACTGAATGTCTACATAACGAGAGTGCGTAAAAAGCTCAAGGAACTGAACGCGGACAATGCTGTGGAAACGGTCAGGGGAGCGGGGTACCGGCTGAACATTGCCGGAGCGCCATGA
- a CDS encoding GerAB/ArcD/ProY family transporter, with protein sequence MSQLNKHATSLEMTFMVILFEIGSTPMFVLGSKAKQDAWLAMSVGAAAGFALLLLFLWIQRRLPEMELTGMLRFGFGRIAGGSISAIYCCYFAYESMRNLRDFGELTAITLLPSTPISITMLMFLLIGGYAIWKGAETIFRLPEILLPGLMLFYFILIGMFLLMKNADFGRLMPVAENGLRPILNAALPDIVSFPFGQILVFLLLWSRWNRPGVPVKQTIWAYIGVSLFLIFMEAVNIAVLGPDLTHSSVIPLLKAVRTLSGLKFIERLDILVTFMIFIGLLIKMLIFFYCSVRMASLLTNKSEKTWAIVVGAVIYAASFIERDYTQHIAIGLGPSLKIDVIFQVAIPLVLALALALRGRKGFNPPD encoded by the coding sequence TTGTCACAGTTAAACAAGCATGCCACGAGCCTGGAAATGACGTTTATGGTCATTTTGTTTGAAATCGGCAGTACCCCAATGTTTGTGCTCGGGAGTAAGGCCAAGCAGGATGCCTGGCTGGCGATGAGCGTTGGAGCCGCGGCCGGGTTCGCTCTCCTTCTCCTCTTCCTGTGGATTCAGCGGCGCCTGCCGGAAATGGAATTGACCGGAATGCTCCGTTTCGGCTTCGGACGCATCGCCGGCGGCTCAATCAGTGCAATATACTGCTGCTATTTTGCCTATGAGTCCATGCGGAACCTTCGGGATTTTGGAGAGCTGACCGCGATAACCCTTCTGCCATCGACCCCCATATCCATCACGATGCTCATGTTTTTGCTGATTGGAGGCTATGCGATCTGGAAAGGTGCGGAGACGATCTTTCGGCTGCCGGAGATTCTGCTTCCGGGCTTGATGCTCTTTTACTTTATCCTGATCGGTATGTTTCTGCTGATGAAAAACGCCGATTTCGGGCGGCTGATGCCTGTAGCGGAGAACGGGCTTCGGCCTATTCTGAATGCGGCGCTGCCTGATATCGTCTCTTTTCCGTTTGGTCAAATCCTGGTCTTTCTGCTTCTGTGGTCACGTTGGAACCGACCCGGCGTTCCCGTAAAACAAACGATTTGGGCTTATATCGGAGTCAGTCTGTTTCTGATATTCATGGAGGCAGTAAATATAGCCGTTCTTGGCCCGGACTTGACACACAGCTCCGTCATTCCTTTGCTTAAAGCGGTCCGAACGCTGTCCGGTTTGAAGTTTATCGAACGGCTGGATATCCTGGTCACATTTATGATATTTATCGGGCTTTTGATCAAAATGCTCATATTCTTCTATTGCTCGGTGAGAATGGCTTCGCTCCTGACGAACAAATCCGAAAAGACATGGGCGATTGTCGTTGGAGCGGTTATCTATGCGGCGTCCTTCATCGAGAGAGATTATACGCAGCATATTGCCATCGGCCTTGGGCCTTCCTTAAAGATCGATGTCATCTTTCAGGTCGCTATCCCGCTGGTTCTGGCGCTGGCGCTAGCGCTGCGCGGACGTAAAGGCTTCAATCCTCCGGATTGA